From one Comamonas piscis genomic stretch:
- a CDS encoding FAD-dependent oxidoreductase, which produces MQRRSVLKGAAALAGSSALAGCKPAPPSTSAAHIQGSFVGQAWERGHAMRDRLAQGLPLPAPSRTHRVQVLIAGGGIAALSAARALRLAGTSDVALLELEDQAGGNSRGGTVQGLRCPLGAHYLPVPGDSAPEVQDLLEELGVRQRVAGRWQYKEEYLCFSPQERLFIHGEWQEGLLPTQDVAASTIAQYQRFAQLVDSAMRAQPFSMPTMRSWQAQGGLAPAHQALDAIRFDTWLAQQQLDDPHLRWYLDYACQDDFGAGCAQVSAWAGLHYFASRHGFQAPGMPDDAHDSVLTWPQGNGWLSEQLAAPVQAAGWLHSGHTVMRIAETRQGVEIDSFNHANQSMERWQAAHCIVALPTFIAAHVVQDPPDFLRTAVQALDWAPWQVTNVHIRAPLRDRPGAELAWDNVLYDDVAHGGLGYVNAGHQRLNAMQQLPTVLTCYRALGGNQPGASARSARQQLLAQTWEAARDQTLATLARAHADIYEKASHVEVMRYGHAMAIPRPGTQTVLSRIGQPASSSQHPALINGERLQALPTPSTGRLHFAHSDWSGYSVFEEAFTRGLYAGMNAG; this is translated from the coding sequence ATGCAGCGCCGTTCCGTCCTGAAGGGCGCCGCCGCGCTGGCTGGCAGCAGCGCGCTGGCCGGCTGCAAGCCCGCACCGCCCAGCACCAGCGCCGCCCATATCCAAGGCAGCTTTGTGGGCCAGGCCTGGGAGCGCGGCCATGCGATGCGCGACCGCCTGGCACAAGGCCTGCCGCTGCCCGCGCCCAGCCGCACCCACCGCGTGCAGGTGCTGATTGCCGGCGGCGGCATTGCGGCGCTATCGGCGGCACGCGCCCTGCGCCTGGCAGGCACCAGCGATGTGGCCCTGCTGGAGCTGGAAGACCAGGCCGGCGGCAACAGCCGTGGCGGCACGGTGCAAGGACTGCGTTGCCCCCTGGGCGCCCACTACCTGCCAGTGCCCGGCGACAGCGCCCCCGAGGTGCAGGACCTGCTCGAAGAGCTAGGCGTGCGCCAGCGCGTGGCCGGCCGCTGGCAGTACAAGGAAGAGTACCTGTGCTTCAGCCCGCAGGAGCGCCTCTTTATCCACGGCGAATGGCAGGAAGGCCTGCTACCCACGCAAGATGTGGCCGCCAGCACCATCGCCCAGTACCAGCGCTTTGCCCAGCTGGTCGACAGCGCCATGCGCGCCCAGCCCTTCAGCATGCCCACCATGCGCAGCTGGCAGGCTCAAGGCGGCCTGGCCCCCGCCCACCAGGCGCTGGATGCCATCCGTTTTGACACCTGGCTGGCCCAGCAGCAGTTGGACGACCCGCATCTGCGCTGGTACCTGGACTATGCCTGCCAGGACGACTTTGGCGCCGGCTGCGCCCAGGTATCGGCCTGGGCCGGCCTGCACTACTTTGCCAGCCGCCACGGCTTTCAGGCTCCAGGCATGCCGGACGACGCGCATGACAGCGTGCTGACCTGGCCGCAAGGCAATGGCTGGCTCAGCGAGCAGCTCGCGGCCCCGGTGCAGGCTGCCGGTTGGCTGCACAGCGGCCACACCGTCATGCGGATTGCTGAGACGCGCCAAGGCGTGGAGATCGACAGCTTTAACCACGCCAACCAAAGCATGGAGCGCTGGCAGGCCGCGCACTGCATCGTGGCGCTACCCACCTTCATCGCGGCCCATGTGGTGCAGGACCCACCCGACTTTCTGCGCACCGCCGTGCAGGCGCTGGATTGGGCACCCTGGCAAGTCACCAACGTCCACATCCGCGCGCCGCTGCGCGACCGCCCCGGCGCCGAACTGGCCTGGGACAATGTGCTGTATGACGATGTGGCCCACGGCGGCCTGGGCTACGTCAACGCCGGCCACCAGCGCCTGAATGCGATGCAGCAACTGCCCACCGTCCTCACCTGCTACCGCGCGCTGGGCGGCAACCAACCCGGCGCCAGTGCCCGCAGCGCACGCCAGCAACTGCTGGCCCAAACTTGGGAAGCTGCCCGCGACCAAACCCTGGCCACCCTGGCCCGCGCACACGCCGACATCTACGAAAAAGCCAGCCACGTCGAGGTCATGCGCTACGGCCACGCGATGGCCATCCCCCGCCCCGGCACCCAGACCGTGCTGAGCCGCATCGGCCAACCTGCCAGCAGCTCCCAGCACCCAGCACTGATCAACGGCGAACGCCTCCAAGCCCTGCCGACCCCCAGCACCGGGCGCCTGCATTTTGCGCACAGTGACTGGTCGGGGTATTCGGTGTTTGAGGAGGCGTTTACACGGGGGTTGTATGCGGGTATGAACGCCGGGTAA
- a CDS encoding polyamine aminopropyltransferase translates to MLFSVFVVAACGLLYELAAAALASYLLGDSVLQFSTIIGTYLFAMGIGSWLSRYLVRELPAHFLRIELMVALVGGALPAVLSIVNAYVPSAFHWMLYGTVLVVGTLVGLEIPLVMRILKRNVVLRDLVSKVLTFDYLGALAVSLAFPLLLVPHLGLIRTGLVFGLLNALVAVWALFLFKEELRRFGSHVLACGLVIAALLGGLLGAERLTSLTEDHFYQEPIVLTRTTPYQRIVVTQGKRGARLYLNGNLQFAQSDEYRYHEALVHPVMSRYGAPRKVAVFGGGDGMAVREVLKYPSVESVTLVELDPQMTDLFKNVPSMQALNSNALNDPKLRIINADAFQWLQTADEVFDVIIVDFPDPTNFAVGKLFTNSFYAMLSQHLAASGFAVIQTTSPLIARESFWTVVNTVESVGMQATPYHAHVPSFGEWGFVIASRRPWSLPTTLPEGMRFLSLPSLPLLFDFPPDMARVPTEVNRLSNQVLVHTYEREWGKVAH, encoded by the coding sequence ATGCTGTTCAGCGTGTTTGTGGTGGCGGCCTGCGGGCTGCTGTACGAGCTGGCCGCAGCGGCACTCGCGTCCTACCTGCTGGGCGATTCGGTGCTGCAGTTCAGCACCATCATCGGCACCTATCTGTTTGCGATGGGCATCGGCTCCTGGCTGTCGCGCTACCTGGTGCGCGAGCTGCCGGCGCATTTTTTGCGTATCGAGCTGATGGTGGCGCTGGTGGGCGGGGCCTTGCCTGCCGTGCTGTCCATCGTCAACGCCTATGTGCCCAGCGCCTTCCACTGGATGCTGTATGGCACGGTGCTGGTGGTGGGCACCTTGGTGGGGCTGGAGATACCGCTGGTCATGCGCATCCTCAAGCGCAATGTGGTGCTGCGCGATCTGGTCTCCAAGGTGCTGACCTTTGACTATCTGGGCGCGCTGGCGGTGTCACTGGCCTTTCCGCTGCTGCTGGTGCCGCACCTGGGGCTCATCCGCACCGGGCTGGTGTTTGGCCTGCTCAATGCGCTGGTAGCAGTGTGGGCGCTGTTTCTTTTCAAGGAAGAGCTGCGCCGCTTTGGCAGCCATGTGCTGGCCTGCGGCCTGGTGATTGCCGCCTTGCTGGGCGGGCTGCTGGGTGCCGAACGGCTGACATCGCTGACCGAGGACCACTTCTACCAGGAACCAATTGTGCTGACCCGCACGACGCCCTACCAGCGCATTGTGGTGACCCAGGGCAAGCGCGGCGCGCGCCTGTACCTGAACGGCAACCTGCAGTTTGCGCAAAGCGATGAGTACCGCTACCACGAGGCGCTGGTACACCCTGTTATGAGCCGCTATGGCGCGCCGCGCAAGGTGGCAGTGTTTGGCGGCGGCGACGGCATGGCTGTGCGCGAGGTGCTGAAGTACCCCTCGGTCGAATCGGTGACCCTGGTCGAGCTGGACCCGCAGATGACCGACCTGTTCAAGAACGTGCCGAGCATGCAGGCGCTCAACAGCAATGCCTTGAACGACCCCAAGCTGCGCATCATCAATGCCGATGCCTTCCAGTGGCTACAAACGGCTGACGAGGTCTTCGATGTGATCATCGTGGACTTCCCTGATCCGACCAATTTTGCGGTGGGCAAGCTGTTCACCAACAGCTTCTACGCGATGCTGAGCCAGCACCTGGCCGCCAGCGGATTTGCGGTGATCCAGACCACGTCTCCGCTGATTGCACGCGAGAGTTTCTGGACCGTCGTAAACACCGTCGAATCGGTGGGCATGCAGGCAACGCCCTACCACGCCCATGTGCCCAGCTTTGGCGAATGGGGCTTTGTGATTGCCAGCCGCCGGCCCTGGAGCCTGCCCACCACCTTGCCCGAGGGCATGCGCTTTTTGAGCCTGCCCAGCCTGCCGCTGTTGTTTGACTTCCCGCCCGACATGGCGCGGGTACCGACCGAGGTGAACCGCCTGTCCAACCAGGTGTTGGTGCATACCTATGAGCGCGAATGGGGCAAGGTGGCGCACTGA
- a CDS encoding DUF350 domain-containing protein yields MDLEWFRPAAFFGSILFAMVGVVVFWLCFLIIDKITPVDMWAEIVEKQNLALGVVVAAMSLGISIIVAAAIG; encoded by the coding sequence ATGGATTTGGAATGGTTCCGCCCTGCGGCGTTTTTTGGCTCCATCCTGTTCGCCATGGTGGGCGTGGTGGTCTTCTGGCTGTGCTTTCTGATCATCGACAAGATCACCCCCGTGGACATGTGGGCCGAGATTGTGGAAAAGCAGAACCTCGCGCTGGGCGTGGTGGTGGCGGCGATGAGCCTGGGTATCAGCATCATCGTGGCAGCAGCGATCGGCTAG
- a CDS encoding DUF4178 domain-containing protein encodes MTTDQQRSYTAPCPGCGAPVEFASAQSVFAVCPYCQSSIVRNGDILKRIGKMAEVFNDYSPLKLNQTGQFAKGSEGFRLVGRLQYKGETGSWNEWMALGDSGETAIISEDNGQFVLSRASQAPAKNLPAADRWQPGQSIAISGVQYSVTSVVLAQLMAAEGEMPHQPELGKPFTVVELRTQDDKVLSIDYSENPPAVYLGAPVLLGSLKIAGLKGTSNKKDQGRHFNCPRCAARVDIKLDTTQALTCPSCGSLIDVSQGIGGELRAAMQKDPVKPLVPLGKIATLAGSKWQLVGFQHRVGIEPDDDEYFGWDEYLLYHSQQGFQFLVNSSEGWSLVKTLTGAPDYRAGRSTATWKQQTYQLQSRYRAETTYVLGEFYWPVARGDKTDNVDFARGKDGAQLLNLEQGARELSWSLGRKMTPESVASAFGMSDQLALFKPETSSFSVPKLGCMPVIIGLFLLFFLLIWMWPKGCDTAQERRKLTADPTYVSKCSTGTGTSGGRSSSGSWGGYSSGGSHK; translated from the coding sequence ATGACGACGGACCAGCAACGCAGCTATACGGCACCCTGCCCGGGTTGCGGTGCGCCTGTGGAATTTGCCAGCGCCCAGTCGGTGTTTGCGGTCTGCCCGTATTGCCAAAGCTCCATCGTGCGCAATGGCGATATCTTGAAGCGCATCGGCAAGATGGCCGAGGTCTTCAACGACTACAGCCCGCTCAAGCTGAACCAGACCGGCCAGTTCGCCAAGGGCAGCGAAGGCTTTCGGCTGGTGGGCCGGCTGCAGTACAAGGGCGAGACCGGCAGCTGGAACGAGTGGATGGCGCTGGGTGACAGCGGCGAGACCGCCATCATCAGCGAGGATAACGGCCAGTTTGTATTGAGCCGCGCCAGCCAGGCCCCCGCCAAAAACCTGCCAGCGGCCGACCGCTGGCAACCGGGCCAGAGCATTGCCATTAGCGGCGTGCAGTACAGCGTGACCAGCGTGGTGCTGGCCCAGCTGATGGCGGCCGAGGGCGAGATGCCGCACCAGCCCGAGCTGGGCAAGCCCTTTACCGTGGTGGAGCTGCGCACCCAGGATGACAAGGTGCTGTCCATCGACTACAGCGAGAACCCGCCTGCCGTCTACCTGGGCGCGCCGGTGCTGCTGGGCTCGCTCAAGATTGCAGGGCTGAAGGGCACGTCGAACAAGAAGGACCAGGGCCGGCACTTCAACTGCCCGCGCTGCGCGGCGCGGGTCGATATCAAGCTGGACACCACCCAAGCGCTGACCTGCCCGAGCTGCGGCTCCCTCATCGACGTATCGCAAGGCATTGGCGGCGAGCTGCGTGCCGCGATGCAGAAAGACCCGGTCAAGCCCCTGGTGCCGCTGGGCAAGATCGCCACCCTGGCCGGCAGCAAGTGGCAGCTGGTGGGTTTTCAGCACCGCGTGGGCATCGAGCCCGATGACGACGAATACTTTGGCTGGGACGAGTACCTGCTCTACCACAGCCAGCAGGGCTTCCAGTTCCTGGTCAACAGCAGCGAAGGCTGGAGCCTAGTCAAGACCCTGACCGGCGCGCCCGACTACCGCGCAGGCCGCAGCACGGCGACCTGGAAGCAGCAGACCTACCAGCTGCAATCGCGCTACCGCGCCGAGACCACCTATGTGCTGGGCGAGTTCTACTGGCCGGTGGCCCGGGGCGACAAGACCGACAATGTGGACTTTGCCCGGGGCAAGGATGGCGCGCAGCTGCTGAACCTGGAGCAAGGCGCGCGCGAGCTGAGCTGGTCTTTGGGCCGCAAGATGACGCCCGAGTCGGTGGCATCGGCCTTTGGCATGAGCGACCAGCTGGCGCTGTTCAAACCCGAGACCAGCAGTTTTTCGGTGCCCAAGCTGGGCTGCATGCCGGTCATCATCGGCCTGTTCCTGCTGTTCTTTCTGCTCATCTGGATGTGGCCCAAGGGCTGCGATACTGCGCAGGAGCGGCGCAAACTGACCGCCGACCCGACCTATGTGAGCAAGTGCAGTACCGGCACGGGCACGAGTGGCGGCCGGTCGTCCAGCGGTTCATGGGGTGGCTACAGCTCCGGCGGCAGCCACAAATAA
- a CDS encoding DUF2061 domain-containing protein yields MSSLRRSLQNNRQTLKKTGSYYLIHITVAAMVAYAVTGNLIASLTLSLLEPTVQAFAFFFHEKAWQRWNARSAAAVAIAPVAVAGR; encoded by the coding sequence ATGTCCTCCCTCCGCCGCAGCCTGCAGAACAACCGCCAAACCCTTAAAAAAACCGGTAGCTACTACCTGATCCACATCACGGTCGCTGCCATGGTGGCCTATGCCGTCACCGGCAACTTGATTGCCTCGCTCACCCTCAGCCTGTTAGAGCCCACGGTGCAGGCCTTTGCGTTTTTCTTCCATGAAAAGGCCTGGCAGCGCTGGAATGCGCGCTCGGCTGCTGCAGTAGCAATTGCGCCCGTAGCCGTAGCAGGCCGCTGA
- a CDS encoding peptidoglycan DD-metalloendopeptidase family protein — protein MSTTDQQTDPIAEAIARHQSGRSAVPQAAAFHAWVAQQRGSWSGVMPGLAQARMGHIDFRSPESAVAAASASMDREGATRAYEALQQSQGFEMGVGHWMEQRCVYQSSNYASTRLEGAMRDCHLGVDLFAPAGTALRLPLAAEVVVAEVRDIRLDYGGMLVLRHQGPAHPEFFSIWGHLSHASAQRWQPGEQIAAGSEFAQLGDFAENGWWLPHLHLQLCLLRLPDFSDAPGVGEQAFAPVWQDIFPNPAPLLRADDEALRS, from the coding sequence ATGAGCACCACCGACCAACAGACCGACCCCATCGCCGAAGCCATTGCGCGCCACCAAAGCGGCCGCAGCGCCGTGCCCCAAGCCGCCGCCTTCCATGCCTGGGTGGCGCAGCAGCGCGGCAGCTGGAGTGGTGTGATGCCCGGCCTGGCGCAGGCGCGCATGGGGCACATCGATTTCCGCAGCCCCGAATCGGCCGTGGCCGCCGCCAGCGCCAGCATGGACCGCGAGGGTGCCACGCGAGCTTATGAGGCCCTGCAGCAAAGCCAGGGGTTTGAGATGGGTGTGGGCCATTGGATGGAGCAGCGCTGCGTCTACCAAAGCAGCAATTACGCATCCACCCGCCTGGAAGGCGCGATGCGCGACTGCCACCTGGGCGTAGACCTGTTTGCGCCAGCGGGCACGGCGCTGCGGCTGCCGCTGGCTGCGGAAGTGGTGGTGGCTGAAGTGCGTGATATTCGGCTGGACTATGGCGGCATGCTGGTGCTGCGCCACCAGGGGCCTGCGCACCCAGAGTTTTTCAGCATCTGGGGGCATTTGAGCCATGCATCGGCCCAGCGCTGGCAGCCGGGCGAGCAGATTGCCGCTGGCAGCGAGTTTGCCCAGCTGGGCGACTTTGCAGAGAACGGCTGGTGGCTGCCCCATCTGCATCTGCAGTTGTGCCTACTGCGCTTGCCCGACTTTAGTGACGCACCCGGTGTGGGCGAGCAGGCCTTTGCGCCGGTCTGGCAAGACATCTTCCCCAACCCGGCGCCGCTGCTGCGCGCCGATGATGAGGCGCTGCGCAGCTGA
- a CDS encoding FMN-binding negative transcriptional regulator yields the protein MLYTKPYYQPQQPAQIKELVDRVVLGTLITPHSEGVALSHPVFRLDTTRGALGTLVSHVASASDHVRFLRQGLPSIAILMDPGGYISPSWYPNYPQRDSAPTWGFQVVHLHGTPRMLEEDELVAHLQDLVGHMERGRRCPWDSSELGPGGMERRLPGIVGYEMPVARCEAKFKLGQDERPADMRGAVERLREQNQHALADTIEQHCQLQQP from the coding sequence ATGCTCTACACCAAACCCTATTACCAACCCCAGCAGCCCGCGCAGATCAAGGAGCTGGTCGACCGCGTGGTGCTGGGCACCTTGATTACGCCGCACAGCGAAGGCGTGGCGCTGTCTCACCCCGTCTTTCGGCTCGACACCACGCGTGGCGCGCTGGGCACCCTGGTGTCGCACGTGGCATCGGCCAGCGACCATGTGCGCTTTCTGCGCCAAGGCCTGCCGAGCATCGCCATCCTGATGGACCCTGGCGGCTATATCTCGCCGTCCTGGTACCCCAACTACCCGCAGCGCGACAGCGCACCGACCTGGGGATTCCAGGTGGTGCACCTGCATGGCACACCGCGCATGTTGGAAGAAGATGAACTCGTCGCCCACCTGCAGGACCTGGTGGGCCATATGGAGCGTGGCCGCCGCTGCCCCTGGGACAGCAGCGAGCTGGGCCCCGGCGGCATGGAGCGGCGCCTGCCCGGCATTGTGGGTTATGAGATGCCCGTGGCGCGCTGTGAAGCCAAGTTCAAGCTGGGCCAGGACGAGCGCCCGGCCGACATGCGCGGTGCCGTCGAGCGCCTGCGCGAGCAGAACCAGCATGCGCTGGCCGATACCATAGAGCAGCACTGCCAACTTCAACAGCCATGA
- a CDS encoding amidase codes for MSFSATEYCLADATALAQAIRAGALTPQAAVDHAFDAIERCNPQLNAVILTMREQAQEQLRQLPADAPLRGVPVLLKDDCPSYAGAAMSYGSRAALGNVSTTDHTLVRRYQQAGMVIVGKTNLPEFSANVATAPSLHGRTLNPWSAAHNVGGSSGGSAAAVAARMVPLAYGNDGAGSIRIPAACTGLFGLRPSRGRVACGPVSSENWGGLVSHHVLTRSVRDSALMLDLSDALEPGSLYAAPAKAEDFSQALRRPPGRLRIGVLKDAGPDQALDSSILQGLQDTSRLLQELGHVTEEAQWNFSHIDLAAAFSRIIAAYTALEVDDLVRSTGKPATAEFFEPVNLGLAEQGRRLGAVELLAARNTCNSIARRLGEMFGRYDLLLCPVMPTLPQDLQALDVRQPDAQHFMQEFMDATVFTRPANAAGVPAMSVPLWQSASGLPIGMQFIAPYGAESRLLQLAAQLEQALPWDQRLPPVHA; via the coding sequence ATGTCTTTCTCTGCAACCGAATACTGCCTGGCCGACGCCACGGCACTGGCCCAGGCCATCCGCGCTGGTGCGCTCACACCCCAGGCCGCGGTGGACCATGCCTTTGACGCCATTGAGCGCTGCAACCCCCAGCTCAATGCCGTGATCCTGACCATGCGCGAGCAGGCCCAGGAACAGCTGCGCCAGCTGCCGGCCGATGCGCCGCTGCGCGGCGTGCCGGTGCTGCTCAAGGACGACTGCCCCAGCTATGCCGGCGCGGCGATGTCCTATGGCTCGCGCGCGGCGCTGGGCAATGTCTCGACCACCGACCACACCCTGGTACGCCGCTACCAGCAGGCGGGCATGGTCATCGTCGGCAAGACCAATCTGCCCGAGTTCTCGGCCAATGTGGCGACCGCGCCCAGCCTGCATGGCCGCACTCTGAACCCCTGGAGTGCGGCACACAATGTCGGCGGCTCCTCGGGGGGCTCGGCCGCCGCAGTGGCAGCGCGCATGGTGCCGCTGGCCTATGGCAATGACGGGGCGGGCTCGATCCGCATACCGGCGGCCTGCACAGGGCTGTTTGGCCTGCGCCCCTCGCGCGGCCGCGTGGCCTGCGGCCCTGTCTCCAGCGAGAACTGGGGCGGGCTGGTGAGCCACCATGTGCTGACGCGCAGCGTGCGCGATTCGGCCCTGATGCTGGACCTGAGCGATGCGCTGGAGCCCGGTTCGCTCTATGCCGCGCCGGCCAAGGCGGAAGACTTCAGCCAGGCGCTGCGGCGCCCGCCCGGCCGGCTGCGCATTGGCGTGTTGAAAGATGCGGGCCCGGACCAGGCGCTGGACAGCAGCATTCTGCAAGGCCTGCAAGACACCAGTCGCCTGCTGCAGGAGCTGGGCCATGTGACCGAAGAAGCGCAATGGAACTTCTCGCACATCGATCTGGCCGCCGCCTTCAGCCGCATCATTGCCGCCTATACCGCGCTGGAGGTGGATGACCTGGTGCGCAGCACCGGCAAGCCCGCCACGGCGGAGTTCTTTGAACCGGTGAACCTGGGCCTGGCCGAGCAGGGCCGGCGCCTGGGCGCTGTCGAGTTGTTGGCCGCGCGCAATACCTGCAACAGCATCGCCCGGCGCCTGGGCGAGATGTTTGGCCGCTATGACCTGCTGCTCTGCCCGGTGATGCCAACCCTGCCCCAAGACTTGCAGGCGCTGGATGTGCGCCAGCCCGATGCGCAGCACTTCATGCAGGAGTTCATGGATGCCACCGTCTTCACCCGCCCGGCCAATGCCGCCGGCGTGCCGGCGATGAGCGTGCCGCTGTGGCAAAGCGCCAGCGGCCTGCCTATCGGCATGCAGTTCATCGCCCCCTATGGCGCAGAAAGCCGGCTGCTGCAGCTGGCCGCGCAGCTGGAGCAGGCCCTGCCCTGGGACCAACGCCTGCCCCCGGTCCACGCCTGA
- a CDS encoding ABC transporter substrate-binding protein, whose product MPTSRSLWSPALLAAACALSAHSQAAGAPDMLRVALHADIASVNPGVNRDGNSDMVMAHVVEGLVAYGEDLSIKPMLASSWKANDDSTSYDFKLRPNVRFHNGKTLSAADVVWNFKRYLDPKTNFQCINRYNGKIGPALQEVKAVDAQTLRFSFSAPAPNFLITLATIQCTPWIIHPESVAANGSVSQVIGTGPYTFAEKQTGRYTELKRFADYSALPGARDGYAGNKQASIATLRFVTVPDASTRSNGVLSRDLDVIDDVDPDTIKVLKDKGVQVEVQPTPSWVVLQVQTEAPALKDVRMRQAIAKALSLPDVAEAAGKGLFTPNPSVLSPLSPYYDQRSKAWPAYDPVGASALAKQAGYKGQPISLLVANRQERVQLATILQALLGSAGINIDIKVRDWASQLDLYGKGQYELAIFAYSARLDPLLMYESLIGDKKAEPTRQWDDAQASALLKQVAMERDPARRKDLFNQLHALMAKEVPIIGLYNLPVVTAMSPSIKGYKGWPAGTHRFWGVTRAAP is encoded by the coding sequence ATGCCCACCAGCCGCTCTCTTTGGTCGCCCGCGCTGCTAGCTGCAGCCTGCGCGCTCAGTGCCCACAGCCAGGCCGCCGGCGCCCCCGATATGCTGCGCGTGGCGCTGCATGCCGATATCGCCAGCGTCAACCCCGGTGTCAACCGCGATGGCAACTCCGACATGGTGATGGCCCATGTGGTCGAGGGCCTGGTGGCCTATGGCGAAGATCTGAGCATCAAGCCCATGCTGGCCAGCAGCTGGAAGGCCAATGACGACAGCACCAGCTACGACTTCAAGCTGCGCCCGAATGTGCGTTTTCACAATGGCAAGACCTTGTCGGCCGCCGATGTGGTGTGGAACTTCAAGCGCTACCTCGATCCCAAGACCAACTTCCAGTGCATCAACCGCTACAACGGCAAGATCGGCCCGGCGCTGCAGGAGGTGAAGGCGGTCGATGCGCAAACGCTGCGCTTTAGCTTCTCCGCGCCGGCGCCCAACTTTTTGATCACCCTGGCCACCATCCAGTGCACGCCCTGGATCATCCACCCCGAGTCGGTGGCCGCCAATGGCAGCGTCAGCCAGGTCATTGGCACCGGCCCCTACACCTTTGCCGAAAAGCAGACCGGCCGCTACACCGAGCTCAAGCGCTTTGCCGACTACAGCGCGCTGCCCGGCGCGCGCGATGGCTATGCCGGCAACAAGCAGGCCAGCATTGCTACCCTGCGCTTTGTGACCGTGCCCGATGCCAGCACCCGCTCCAACGGTGTGCTCTCGCGCGATCTCGATGTCATCGACGACGTGGACCCTGACACCATCAAGGTACTCAAGGACAAGGGCGTACAGGTGGAGGTGCAACCCACACCAAGCTGGGTGGTGCTGCAGGTGCAGACCGAGGCGCCCGCGCTCAAGGATGTGCGCATGCGCCAGGCGATTGCCAAGGCGCTGAGCCTGCCCGATGTGGCCGAGGCTGCCGGCAAGGGCCTGTTCACGCCCAACCCCTCGGTGCTGTCGCCATTGAGCCCCTACTACGACCAGCGCAGCAAGGCCTGGCCTGCCTATGACCCGGTGGGCGCCAGCGCGCTGGCCAAGCAGGCGGGCTACAAGGGCCAGCCCATCAGCCTGCTGGTGGCCAACCGCCAGGAGCGCGTGCAATTGGCCACCATCCTGCAGGCGCTGCTGGGCTCGGCCGGCATCAATATCGACATCAAGGTGCGCGACTGGGCCTCGCAGCTGGATCTGTATGGCAAGGGCCAGTACGAGCTGGCCATCTTTGCCTACTCGGCGCGGTTGGACCCCTTGCTGATGTATGAATCGCTGATTGGCGACAAGAAGGCCGAGCCCACCCGCCAGTGGGACGATGCGCAGGCCTCTGCCCTCCTCAAGCAAGTGGCGATGGAGCGCGACCCGGCCCGCCGCAAGGACCTGTTCAACCAGCTCCATGCGCTGATGGCCAAGGAGGTGCCGATCATCGGCCTGTACAACCTGCCGGTCGTCACTGCCATGTCGCCCAGCATCAAAGGCTACAAGGGCTGGCCTGCCGGCACGCACCGCTTCTGGGGCGTGACCCGCGCCGCGCCATAA
- a CDS encoding alpha/beta hydrolase has protein sequence MSSPPARQGHGIKLSYYDFGATTFFASQYDQRFSYCLYVPKNYSESDDKVYDLAVIVHGTGRTASQYRDRFADFADRNDCIVLAPLFPAGIGVAGDLANYKRILFHGIRYDQVLLSMVDEVAAKYRLRSERFMLYGFSGGGQFSQRFFLLHPERLHAVSIGAPGVVTLLNTDYDWWVGVRDIEQRFGRSLNLAAMRAVTVQTIIGTADTATWEITIPRDSALWMDGAQLQGDNRIERITALADSFAAHGIRVQRDTVPGIAHEPFKVIEPVEAFLQQCLRTPQAAPV, from the coding sequence ATGTCATCCCCTCCCGCCCGCCAGGGCCACGGCATCAAGCTGAGCTACTACGACTTTGGCGCCACCACCTTTTTTGCCAGCCAGTACGACCAGCGCTTCAGCTACTGCCTCTATGTGCCCAAAAACTACAGCGAGAGCGACGACAAGGTCTATGACCTGGCAGTGATCGTGCACGGCACGGGCCGCACCGCCAGCCAGTACCGCGACCGCTTTGCCGACTTTGCCGACCGCAATGACTGCATCGTGCTGGCGCCGCTCTTCCCCGCCGGCATTGGCGTGGCGGGCGATCTGGCCAACTACAAGCGCATTCTTTTCCATGGCATCCGCTATGACCAGGTGCTGCTGTCCATGGTGGATGAGGTGGCGGCCAAGTACCGCTTGCGCAGCGAGCGCTTCATGCTCTACGGCTTCTCGGGCGGCGGGCAGTTCAGCCAGCGCTTTTTTCTGCTGCACCCCGAGCGCCTCCATGCCGTGTCGATCGGCGCGCCGGGCGTGGTCACCTTGCTCAATACCGACTACGACTGGTGGGTGGGTGTGCGCGACATCGAGCAGCGCTTTGGCCGCAGCCTCAACCTGGCGGCGATGCGCGCGGTGACGGTGCAGACCATCATCGGCACGGCCGACACCGCCACCTGGGAGATCACCATTCCGCGCGACAGCGCGCTGTGGATGGATGGTGCCCAGCTGCAGGGAGACAACCGCATCGAACGCATCACCGCACTGGCCGACAGCTTTGCCGCGCATGGCATCCGCGTGCAGCGCGACACCGTGCCCGGCATTGCGCACGAGCCCTTCAAGGTCATCGAGCCGGTCGAGGCCTTCTTGCAGCAGTGCCTGCGCACGCCGCAAGCCGCCCCAGTCTAA